A DNA window from Streptomyces sp. 71268 contains the following coding sequences:
- a CDS encoding primosomal protein N': MSSENGQSGDEPARAGRGGGRAGDAAGGRGARARKERPGGGPGAGDGAGEQLALIRETVRKTKAPKAKPRTWRGAPLAKERPVARVLVDKGPVHLDKLWDYAVPAELDAAAQPGVRVRVRFGAGTGQVRGGRREGGGLLDGYILDRVAESDYQGPLAAIAQVLSPELALRPELLTVCRMVADRYAGSLADVLQLAVPQRHARVEAQPSPAPLPPPASPEPGSWARYPHGPSFLRALARGDAPRAVWTALPGPDWPMELARAMAATLAAGRGALAVLPDGRSAARVDAALSELLGPGQHALLTADSGPEERYRRWLAINRGALRAVVGTRAAMFAPVHRLGLVAIWEDGDSNHSERHAPQPHAREVLLLRSAHERTAFLLGSVSRTVEAAQLVETGWALPLAAEREVARGVAPLIRTVGDEQLGRDAGARAARLPSLAWRTAREGLRHGPVLVQVPRWGYVPRLACADCRTPARCGRCQGPVQAPAAGAALCCGWCGTEVPDWHCAECGGRRTRARVVGAQRTAEELGRAFPEVPVLASGRDHIRESVPDRPALVVATPGAEPIAPGPGYAAALLLDGWALLSRPDLRASEVALRRWLTAAALVRGQDAGGVVTIVAEPTLRPVQALVRWDPAGHAARELGERAELGFPPVSRMAAVSGPPAAVAGLLRLVDLPDTAEVLGPVPAVDPRPGPARAGGAEPSAPLLGAPEEPGGWERALIRVRPGQGAALASALKAAQAQRLTRKQGDPVWVRVDPPDIG; this comes from the coding sequence GTGAGCAGCGAGAACGGGCAGTCGGGTGACGAGCCGGCGCGTGCGGGGCGCGGCGGTGGGAGGGCTGGTGACGCGGCGGGCGGGCGGGGCGCTCGGGCGAGGAAGGAGAGGCCCGGCGGCGGGCCTGGCGCGGGGGACGGCGCCGGGGAGCAGCTCGCGCTGATCCGCGAGACGGTGCGCAAGACCAAGGCGCCCAAGGCCAAGCCGCGCACCTGGCGTGGCGCGCCGCTGGCCAAGGAGCGGCCGGTGGCGCGGGTGCTCGTCGACAAGGGCCCGGTGCACCTGGACAAGCTCTGGGACTACGCGGTCCCGGCCGAGCTGGACGCCGCCGCGCAGCCCGGGGTGCGGGTGCGGGTGCGGTTCGGCGCCGGCACCGGGCAGGTGCGCGGCGGGCGGCGCGAGGGCGGCGGACTCCTCGACGGGTACATCCTGGACCGCGTCGCCGAGTCGGACTACCAGGGTCCGCTCGCCGCCATCGCCCAGGTCCTCTCGCCTGAGCTGGCCTTGCGACCCGAGCTGCTCACCGTGTGCCGCATGGTCGCCGACCGGTACGCGGGGTCGCTGGCCGACGTGCTCCAGCTCGCCGTGCCGCAGCGGCACGCGCGGGTGGAGGCCCAGCCGTCCCCCGCGCCGCTGCCGCCGCCCGCGTCGCCCGAGCCCGGGAGCTGGGCGCGCTATCCGCACGGGCCGAGCTTCCTGCGCGCGCTGGCCAGGGGGGACGCCCCGCGCGCGGTGTGGACCGCGCTGCCCGGGCCTGACTGGCCGATGGAGCTGGCCCGAGCCATGGCCGCCACGCTCGCCGCCGGCCGTGGCGCGCTCGCCGTGCTGCCCGACGGGCGCAGCGCGGCCCGCGTGGACGCCGCCCTCAGCGAGCTGCTCGGCCCGGGGCAGCACGCGCTGCTCACCGCCGACAGCGGCCCCGAGGAGCGCTACCGCCGCTGGTTGGCGATCAACCGTGGCGCGCTGCGCGCCGTGGTCGGCACCCGGGCCGCGATGTTCGCCCCCGTGCACCGGCTGGGCCTCGTCGCGATCTGGGAGGACGGCGACAGCAACCACAGCGAGCGGCACGCCCCGCAGCCGCACGCCCGCGAGGTGCTGCTGCTGCGCAGCGCGCACGAGCGTACGGCGTTCCTGCTGGGCAGCGTCAGCCGTACGGTCGAGGCGGCCCAGCTCGTGGAGACCGGCTGGGCGCTGCCGCTCGCCGCTGAGCGGGAAGTGGCCCGGGGCGTGGCCCCGTTGATCCGTACGGTCGGTGACGAGCAGTTGGGGCGGGACGCAGGGGCCCGCGCCGCCCGGTTGCCCAGCCTCGCCTGGCGGACCGCGCGCGAGGGGCTGCGGCACGGCCCGGTGCTCGTGCAGGTCCCGAGGTGGGGCTACGTGCCACGGCTGGCCTGCGCGGACTGTCGTACGCCGGCGCGGTGCGGGCGCTGCCAGGGGCCGGTGCAGGCGCCGGCGGCCGGCGCCGCGCTGTGCTGCGGCTGGTGCGGTACCGAGGTTCCCGACTGGCACTGCGCGGAGTGCGGCGGACGGCGTACGCGGGCGCGGGTCGTCGGCGCCCAGCGCACGGCCGAGGAGCTGGGGCGGGCCTTTCCCGAGGTACCCGTGCTGGCCTCCGGGCGCGACCACATACGCGAGTCGGTGCCCGACCGTCCCGCCCTGGTGGTCGCCACCCCGGGCGCCGAGCCCATCGCCCCCGGCCCCGGGTACGCGGCGGCCCTACTGCTCGACGGCTGGGCGCTGCTCTCGCGCCCGGACCTGCGTGCCAGCGAGGTGGCGCTGCGGCGTTGGTTGACGGCGGCGGCCCTGGTGCGCGGGCAGGACGCGGGCGGCGTGGTCACCATCGTGGCCGAGCCGACGCTGCGCCCCGTGCAGGCCCTGGTGCGCTGGGACCCGGCCGGGCACGCGGCGCGGGAGCTGGGCGAGCGGGCGGAGCTGGGCTTTCCGCCGGTCTCCCGGATGGCGGCGGTCTCCGGGCCGCCCGCGGCGGTGGCCGGCCTGTTGCGCCTGGTCGACCTGCCGGACACGGCGGAGGTCCTCGGCCCGGTGCCGGCCGTTGACCCGCGCCCTGGGCCGGCGCGCGCGGGGGGCGCCGAGCCGTCCGCGCCGCTGCTCGGCGCGCCGGAGGAGCCGGGGGGCTGGGAGCGGGCCCTGATCCGGGTACGGCCGGGCCAGGGCGCGGCCCTGGCGAGCGCCCTCAAGGCCGCCCAGGCCCAGCGGTTGACGCGCAAGCAGGGCGATCCGGTGTGGGTGCGGGTGGACCCGCCCGACATCGGTTGA
- the metK gene encoding methionine adenosyltransferase, translating into MSRRLFTSESVTEGHPDKIADQISDTILDALLKEDPHSRVAVETLITTGLVHVAGEVTTKAYAPIASLVRNKILEIGYDSSKKGFDGASCGVSVSIGAQSPDIAQGVDTAYEARVEGSSDGSKDDDLDKQGAGDQGLMFGYACDETPDLMPLPIHLAHRLSRRLSDVRKNGTIPYLRPDGKTQVTIEYDGEKAVRLDTVVVSSQHASDIDLDSLLAPDIREFVVEPELKALVDDGIKLETEGYRLLVNPTGRFEIGGPMGDAGLTGRKIIIDTYGGMARHGGGAFSGKDPSKVDRSAAYAMRWVAKNVVAAGLASRCEVQVAYAIGKAEPVGLFVETFGTATVDAERIEQAIAQVFDLRPAAIIRDLDLLRPIYAQTAAYGHFGRPLPDFTWERTDRVDALRQAAGL; encoded by the coding sequence GTGTCCCGCCGCCTGTTCACCTCGGAATCTGTGACCGAGGGCCACCCTGACAAGATCGCTGACCAGATCAGCGACACCATCCTCGACGCCCTCCTCAAGGAGGACCCGCACTCGCGGGTCGCCGTCGAGACCCTGATCACCACCGGACTGGTGCACGTCGCAGGCGAGGTGACGACGAAGGCGTACGCGCCGATCGCCTCCCTCGTGCGCAACAAGATCCTCGAGATCGGTTACGACTCCTCCAAGAAGGGCTTCGACGGAGCCTCCTGTGGCGTCTCCGTCTCCATCGGCGCGCAGTCGCCCGACATCGCCCAGGGTGTCGACACCGCGTACGAGGCCCGGGTCGAAGGCTCGTCCGACGGGAGCAAGGACGACGACCTCGACAAGCAGGGCGCGGGCGACCAGGGGCTGATGTTCGGCTACGCCTGCGACGAGACCCCCGACCTGATGCCGCTGCCGATCCACCTTGCGCACCGGCTCTCGCGCCGCCTGTCCGACGTGCGCAAGAACGGGACGATCCCGTACCTGCGCCCCGACGGCAAGACCCAGGTCACCATCGAGTACGACGGCGAGAAGGCCGTCCGCCTGGACACCGTGGTCGTCTCCTCGCAGCACGCGTCCGACATCGACCTGGACTCGCTGCTCGCCCCCGACATCCGCGAGTTCGTCGTGGAGCCGGAGCTCAAGGCCCTGGTGGACGACGGCATCAAGCTGGAGACCGAGGGCTACCGACTGCTGGTCAACCCGACCGGCCGCTTCGAGATCGGCGGCCCGATGGGCGACGCCGGCCTCACCGGCCGCAAGATCATCATCGACACCTACGGCGGCATGGCCCGCCACGGCGGCGGCGCCTTCTCCGGCAAGGACCCGTCCAAGGTGGACCGCTCGGCCGCGTACGCCATGCGCTGGGTCGCCAAGAACGTAGTCGCCGCGGGCCTGGCCTCGCGCTGCGAGGTCCAGGTCGCGTACGCGATCGGCAAGGCCGAGCCGGTCGGTCTCTTCGTGGAGACCTTCGGCACCGCCACCGTCGACGCCGAGCGCATCGAGCAGGCCATCGCCCAGGTCTTCGACCTGCGTCCGGCCGCGATCATCCGCGACCTCGACCTGCTCCGTCCGATCTACGCCCAGACCGCCGCGTACGGCCACTTCGGCCGCCCGCTGCCGGACTTCACCTGGGAGCGCACGGACCGGGTGGACGCGCTGCGGCAGGCCGCAGGGCTCTGA
- the coaBC gene encoding bifunctional phosphopantothenoylcysteine decarboxylase/phosphopantothenate--cysteine ligase CoaBC — protein sequence MEESTNQPAAEATAGAGREPHAGAGGPAGVDAGAGTRKPSVVLGVSGGIAAYKACELLRRLTESGHDVRVVPTASALHFVGEATWSALSGHPVSTEVWTDVHEVAHVRIGQTADLVVVAPATADTLAKAAHGLAGDLLTNTLLTARCPVVFAPAMHTEMWEHPATRENVATLRRRGAVVIEPAVGRLTGVDTGKGRLPDPGEIFEVCRRVLAAGPGAGARRDLAGRHVVVSAGGTREPLDPVRFLGNRSSGKQGYALARAAVARGARVTLVSANSALLDPAGADVVRVGTAVQLREAMLKAAPDADVVVMAAAVADFRPATYATGKIKKRDGQEPEPIALVRNPDILAELSAERARPGQLVVGFAAETDDVVPNGRAKLARKGCDLLVVNEVGEHKTFGAEENEAVVLGADGSETPVPYGPKEALAETVWDLVARALPPAADA from the coding sequence ATGGAAGAGTCCACCAACCAGCCGGCGGCCGAAGCGACGGCGGGCGCGGGGCGGGAACCACACGCCGGGGCGGGTGGGCCGGCGGGAGTCGACGCCGGGGCCGGGACCCGCAAGCCCTCCGTGGTGCTGGGCGTGAGCGGTGGCATCGCCGCCTACAAGGCGTGTGAGCTGCTGCGCCGCCTGACCGAGTCGGGCCACGACGTACGGGTGGTGCCCACCGCGTCCGCCCTGCACTTCGTCGGCGAGGCCACCTGGTCGGCGCTGTCCGGTCACCCGGTCTCCACGGAGGTCTGGACGGACGTGCACGAGGTGGCGCACGTACGTATCGGGCAGACGGCCGACCTGGTCGTGGTCGCCCCGGCCACCGCCGACACGCTGGCCAAGGCCGCCCACGGGCTCGCCGGCGACCTGCTGACCAACACCCTGCTCACGGCCCGCTGCCCGGTCGTCTTCGCGCCGGCCATGCACACCGAGATGTGGGAGCACCCCGCGACGCGAGAGAACGTGGCGACCCTGCGGCGGCGCGGCGCGGTGGTCATCGAGCCCGCCGTCGGCCGGCTGACCGGCGTGGACACCGGCAAGGGCCGACTGCCGGACCCGGGCGAGATCTTCGAGGTGTGTCGCCGCGTGCTGGCCGCCGGCCCGGGCGCCGGCGCCCGGCGCGACCTCGCGGGCCGGCACGTGGTGGTGAGCGCCGGCGGCACCCGGGAGCCGCTGGACCCGGTGCGCTTCCTGGGCAACCGCTCTTCGGGCAAGCAGGGGTACGCGCTGGCCCGCGCGGCCGTGGCCCGTGGCGCGCGGGTGACGCTGGTCTCCGCGAACAGCGCGCTGCTCGACCCGGCCGGCGCGGACGTGGTGCGGGTGGGTACGGCGGTGCAGCTGCGCGAGGCGATGCTGAAGGCCGCGCCCGACGCGGACGTGGTGGTCATGGCGGCGGCCGTGGCCGACTTCCGGCCCGCGACGTACGCGACCGGCAAGATCAAGAAGCGGGACGGGCAGGAGCCCGAGCCCATCGCCCTGGTGCGGAATCCGGACATCCTCGCCGAGCTCTCGGCCGAGCGCGCCCGCCCCGGCCAACTCGTCGTCGGCTTCGCGGCCGAGACCGACGACGTGGTGCCCAACGGCCGGGCCAAGCTCGCCCGCAAGGGCTGTGACCTGCTGGTCGTCAACGAGGTGGGCGAGCACAAGACGTTCGGCGCGGAGGAGAACGAGGCCGTCGTGCTGGGCGCCGACGGCAGCGAGACCCCCGTCCCGTACGGGCCCAAGGAGGCGCTCGCCGAGACCGTCTGGGACCTGGTGGCCCGCGCGCTGCCCCCGGCGGCCGACGCCTGA
- the rpoZ gene encoding DNA-directed RNA polymerase subunit omega: protein MSSSITAPEGIINPPIDELLEATDSKYSLVIYAAKRARQINAYYSQLGEGLLEYVGPLVDTHVHEKPLSIALREINAGLLTSEAIEGPAQ from the coding sequence GTGTCCTCTTCCATCACCGCGCCCGAGGGCATCATCAACCCGCCGATTGATGAGCTGCTTGAGGCCACCGACTCGAAGTACAGCCTGGTGATCTACGCCGCCAAGCGTGCTCGTCAGATCAACGCGTACTACTCGCAGCTCGGCGAGGGCCTGCTGGAGTACGTCGGCCCCCTCGTGGACACCCACGTCCACGAGAAGCCGCTGTCGATCGCGCTCCGCGAGATCAACGCGGGCCTGCTGACCTCCGAGGCCATCGAGGGCCCGGCGCAGTAG
- the gmk gene encoding guanylate kinase, with protein sequence MAAHPQGATSPLASQAVSPVPPDARPRLTVLSGPSGVGKSTVVAHLRKAHPEVWLSVSATTRKPRPGERHGVQYFFVENEEFDKLIANGELLEWAEFAGNRYGTPRRAVLDRLEAGEPVLLEIDLQGARLVRESMPEAQLVFLAPPSWDELVRRLTGRGTEPPEVIERRLAAAKVELAAESEFDTTLVNTSVEDVSAELLALMRVV encoded by the coding sequence ATGGCAGCACATCCCCAGGGGGCGACCAGCCCCCTCGCTTCGCAGGCGGTATCCCCCGTACCTCCGGACGCACGTCCGCGGCTGACCGTGCTCTCCGGCCCCTCCGGGGTCGGTAAGAGCACGGTCGTCGCGCACCTGCGCAAGGCCCATCCCGAGGTATGGCTCTCGGTCTCCGCCACCACCCGCAAGCCGCGCCCCGGCGAGCGGCACGGCGTCCAGTACTTCTTCGTCGAGAACGAGGAGTTCGACAAGCTCATCGCCAACGGCGAGCTGCTGGAGTGGGCCGAGTTCGCGGGCAACCGCTACGGCACCCCGCGCCGGGCGGTCCTCGACCGCCTCGAGGCCGGGGAGCCGGTGCTGCTGGAGATCGACCTCCAGGGCGCCCGGCTGGTCCGCGAGTCGATGCCGGAGGCGCAGTTGGTCTTCCTGGCCCCGCCGAGCTGGGACGAGCTGGTGCGCCGCCTGACCGGGCGGGGCACCGAGCCGCCGGAGGTGATCGAGCGCAGGCTGGCCGCGGCGAAGGTCGAGCTGGCCGCCGAGTCCGAGTTCGACACCACCCTGGTCAACACCTCCGTCGAGGACGTCAGCGCTGAGCTGCTAGCCTTGATGCGAGTGGTCTGA
- the mihF gene encoding integration host factor, actinobacterial type yields MALPPLTPEQRAAALEKAAAARRERAAVKNRLKNSGASLHDVIQQGQQDDVIGKMKVSALLESLPGVGKVRAKQIMERLGISESRRVRGLGSNQIAALEREFGGKAA; encoded by the coding sequence GTGGCTCTTCCGCCCCTTACCCCTGAACAGCGCGCAGCCGCGCTCGAAAAGGCCGCCGCGGCTCGCCGGGAGCGCGCCGCGGTCAAGAATCGACTCAAGAACTCCGGTGCCTCGCTGCACGACGTCATCCAGCAGGGTCAACAGGACGACGTCATCGGCAAGATGAAGGTCTCCGCGCTCCTTGAGTCCCTCCCCGGCGTGGGCAAGGTTCGTGCCAAGCAGATCATGGAGCGGCTCGGCATCTCCGAGAGCCGCCGGGTGCGCGGTCTCGGCTCCAACCAGATCGCCGCCCTGGAGCGTGAGTTCGGCGGCAAGGCCGCCTGA
- the pyrF gene encoding orotidine-5'-phosphate decarboxylase, with protein MSDTPTPKATHATGEPQAPVAFGARLRQAMDTRGPLCVGIDPHASLLADWGLGDDVAGLERFSRTVVEALADRVAVLKPQSAFFERFGSRGVAVLERTVAEARAAGALVLMDAKRGDIGSTMAAYAAAYLDPASPLFSDALTVSPYLGFGSLDPAVELARTSGCGLFALALTSNPEGAEVQHAVRADGRSVAATVLGHLAEHNAAERAAWRGQGRPLGSFGAVVGATLGDALAAAGGSLAIDGPLLAPGIGAQGATPADLPAVFGAAVGNVVPSVSRGVLRHGPDTAALRAAAAKIADDVRVAVK; from the coding sequence ATGAGCGACACCCCGACCCCCAAGGCCACGCACGCCACCGGCGAACCGCAAGCCCCCGTCGCCTTCGGCGCCCGGCTGCGGCAGGCCATGGACACCCGTGGGCCGCTGTGCGTGGGCATCGACCCGCACGCCTCGCTGCTGGCCGACTGGGGCCTGGGCGACGACGTCGCGGGCCTGGAGCGGTTCTCGCGCACCGTCGTGGAGGCCCTGGCCGACCGGGTGGCCGTGCTCAAGCCGCAGTCCGCGTTCTTCGAGCGGTTCGGCTCGCGCGGGGTGGCCGTCCTCGAGCGCACCGTCGCCGAGGCCCGCGCCGCCGGGGCCCTGGTGCTGATGGACGCCAAGCGCGGCGACATCGGCTCGACCATGGCCGCGTACGCCGCCGCCTACCTCGACCCCGCCTCGCCGCTGTTCTCGGACGCGCTCACCGTCAGCCCCTACCTGGGCTTCGGCTCGCTCGACCCGGCCGTGGAGCTGGCCCGTACGAGCGGCTGCGGCCTGTTCGCGCTGGCGCTGACCTCCAACCCGGAGGGCGCCGAGGTGCAGCACGCGGTGCGCGCCGACGGCCGCAGCGTGGCCGCCACCGTGCTGGGCCACCTCGCCGAGCACAACGCCGCCGAGCGCGCCGCCTGGCGGGGCCAGGGCCGGCCGCTCGGCTCCTTCGGCGCGGTGGTGGGCGCCACGCTGGGCGACGCGCTCGCCGCCGCCGGCGGCTCGCTCGCCATCGACGGACCGCTCCTCGCGCCGGGCATCGGCGCCCAGGGCGCGACCCCCGCCGACCTTCCGGCGGTCTTCGGCGCGGCGGTGGGAAACGTGGTGCCGAGCGTGAGCCGTGGGGTGCTGCGGCACGGCCCGGACACCGCCGCACTGCGCGCCGCGGCGGCCAAAATCGCCGATGACGTGCGGGTAGCCGTGAAATAA
- a CDS encoding quinone-dependent dihydroorotate dehydrogenase, protein MNPYPLLFRLLFQRMDPEQAHHLAFGWIRLVARVPVLRTLVAAVLAPRYKELRTEALGLRMHGPFGLAAGFDKNAMAIDGMTMLGFDHVEIGTVTGHAQPGNPRKRLFRLVGDRALINRMGFNNEGSAAVAARLAARRPAFKATVGVNIGKTKVVPESEAIADYVTSTERLAGHADYLVVNVSSPNTPGLRDLQAVEHLRPLLTAVREAADRTVTTRRVPLLVKIAPDLADEDIDAVADLAVELGLDGIIATNTTIARDGLGLTSDPRLVAETGGLSGAPVRARSLAVLRRLYARVGDRVTLVGVGGIENADDAWERILAGATLIQGYSAFIYQGPLWCRALHKGLAARLAASPYATLADAVGAETKEQAA, encoded by the coding sequence ATGAACCCTTACCCGCTCCTGTTCCGGCTCCTCTTCCAGCGGATGGACCCCGAACAGGCCCACCACCTCGCCTTCGGCTGGATCAGGCTCGTCGCCCGCGTCCCCGTCCTGCGCACCCTCGTCGCCGCCGTGCTCGCCCCCCGGTACAAGGAGCTGCGCACCGAGGCGCTGGGCCTGCGGATGCACGGCCCGTTCGGGCTGGCCGCCGGGTTCGACAAGAACGCCATGGCCATCGACGGCATGACCATGCTCGGCTTCGACCACGTGGAGATCGGCACGGTCACCGGGCACGCCCAGCCAGGCAACCCGCGCAAGCGCCTCTTCCGCCTGGTGGGCGACCGCGCGCTGATCAACCGGATGGGCTTCAACAACGAGGGCTCCGCCGCCGTCGCCGCCCGGCTCGCCGCCCGCCGCCCCGCCTTCAAGGCCACCGTCGGCGTCAACATCGGCAAGACCAAGGTGGTCCCCGAATCGGAGGCCATCGCCGACTACGTCACCTCCACCGAGCGGCTGGCCGGCCACGCCGACTACCTGGTCGTCAACGTCTCCTCGCCCAACACCCCCGGGCTGCGCGACCTCCAGGCCGTCGAGCACCTGCGCCCGCTGCTGACCGCCGTCCGCGAGGCCGCCGACCGCACGGTCACCACCCGCCGCGTCCCGCTGCTGGTCAAGATCGCCCCCGACCTGGCGGACGAGGACATCGACGCGGTCGCCGACCTCGCCGTCGAACTCGGCCTGGACGGCATCATCGCCACCAACACCACCATCGCCCGCGACGGCCTCGGCCTGACCAGCGACCCCAGGCTGGTGGCGGAGACCGGCGGCCTCTCCGGCGCCCCGGTCAGGGCGCGCTCGCTGGCGGTGCTGCGCCGGCTGTACGCGCGCGTCGGCGACCGGGTCACCCTGGTCGGCGTGGGCGGCATCGAGAACGCCGACGACGCCTGGGAGCGCATCCTGGCCGGCGCCACCCTGATCCAGGGCTACAGCGCCTTCATCTACCAGGGCCCGCTGTGGTGCCGCGCCCTGCACAAGGGGCTGGCCGCCCGCCTGGCCGCCAGCCCGTACGCCACCCTGGCCGACGCGGTGGGGGCCGAGACCAAGGAGCAGGCGGCATGA